The DNA region TTCACGAGTGCGGTGATGGTACCTTGGTCGTAAATAACATTCATGGGAAGGGTCATCCCCGGAGACAGACAATTCGACTCGATGAGCTTTCGTATCTGGATGCAGGCAATAGAGTCGACGCCTTGACGATAGAGATCTTGATCAGGGTCAGGCTTGCGACCCAGAACTCGCAAAAAGCAATCCGAAACTGTTTCCGCAAGCTGTTCGTCTACGACCTGGCTGAAAGCTGATCGACTCGAGCTTAGTTTGTACGAcagctcaatctccttggcatATCTCTCCTCGGCTTGGCGTCGGAGGATCGTACCTTTGCTGCTTTTTTCAAGAGGCTGTTCTCCGTCGCGAACGGGAACGACTAAAAGCATAGGCTTGGTGATACGGGAGTGACTTTGGCTGGCGTTGTTCATCTGGTTGACATGTGGCCAGATAGAGTCAATGATGTCCTTCTGAGAAACCTTGTTCGAAACAGGGAACAAGAGAGCACCGGCGTAGTCTCTTCCGCCCCCGAATATGAGCACGTCTTTTAACATGTTCGTCGAGGCTAAGATGCTGCCTTCGATCGGCGAGGGATCAAACTTTCTGCCATTTGCAAGCGTGATCTGAGAATCAGCTCTGCTGTGATAACGCCATGCATTTGGTTTGGAAGGATGGGGCTCGAAAAGATCTGAGGTAGCGTAGGAGCCATCGTCGCGGTTTGTTTTGACTTTGAAGGGCCATCTAGGCTTCACCACGAGTTCCGAGAGCCCGTTTTCTCGAGGTTCAAATTCCAAAAGGTGAGTGTCGTTGATGACTCTGAGGTACTGCCACTCCTTATCCTTGGCGTAGTCTCGATGCGAGCACGTTAGGAACCCACACTCGGCGCTTCCCATTCGCGACAGGAGATTCACCCCTGCTTCAACGAATTTGTCACCCACGGCGGAAGGTAGAGCAGCACCTCCAACACCGACCAGATCCATCGATTTCAGGACTTGAATCCCTCGGGCTTCCTCAGCGAGCATCTGGAGGACGTACGGCACAGACGAAAAGTACTTGATAGGAGCGGCGTCTTTGTTGCGAGCGAAGTTGATAGCCTTCAAGATATTGACTCCAGTAATAGGCACTTGTCCTTCAGGAAAGAACCAAATCATGGCCCCGCTCGTCCAGGCTCTCATACAATCAGCCAAGCCTCCGTGATAGAGTGGTGTGGTTGAGAAAGTGGCAGGCTTGTTCTCGCCGGGGAATACTGGTAGCGCTCCGACGACGCCGAATTGACTTTGAGGGATCGGCTTTGGAAGACCGGATGAAGTACCCGAAGTATGGAATATGTAGGCAATGTCGGGCACCTTGGTGGTTCCAGGCAACTCAGAGTCTGTAGGTACCCCGAACTGTCGCTGAGGTTCCTTTGAAAGCCCAGATCCGAGAAGTTCCTGGCATGATAAGGTCCTTAAGAAGTCGATGCCAGGGACTGTGGAAGCTCTATCTCGATGCGCCATGTCTGAAAATATCTTGGTGACGCCCAAAGTCTCGCAAAGATGTTGGATTCCCTGGGGCTCGAGTTGTGGCCTACCAAGGGTTGTTAGATTTCTGTCGAGAGCATCCGCGTGGATTGACCTACGCCAATAGCAAAACCGAATATCCCGAGCGCGCAAGACCCAGCCAAGTGAACACAAAGTCGAAACTGCTGGTGCAGAGTAATCCGACTGTTAAGCCGCCATCTTTGGACGAGTTCGCCCAGCGGGACAATGCTCGCTCAGCGCATTTTGAGAGTTCACAAAGGTCGTGGAATGAGACGGCACGGGGAAATACTGCTGAGATTAGTGAGTGCACCAAAAGAATTGCTGTTGAACTCACCGTTGCGAGTAGactcttcatcgtcgagtGATGCGAACCCAAGAGCTGGAGATTGGGGCCTAGTCCTCGCTTGCGTTTCGATCAAGTCAATCACCGTCTTATATGACTGCATTGGGCCATCGGCTTGCTGTTTCAGCTTCAAAGCCTCCCCAAGTGTGCAGGTGAAGTAGTTGGGTTCAACATCAGCCATAATGATGGTGATTGTAAAGATCCAATATTCAGAGACGGATAGGAAACAACAATCTGTCTAGAAGCCTTTGAGCCAAAGGCTTTTCTCCGGAAAGTAACTAGTGGGTGAACTATTTTGTCTAGGAATGATATGATATCATTGACTCCGCAATCGTGTGTGCAATGAGAGAGGACGATGGGAAGAGAGAGTTGAAACGTCATTGACTCGGCTCGTTGACTCGGCTCCCTCAATTCTTACTGGAGCTTCACGACGCGCCTCGCGCTCGTCCTTGTTTAATTAGTAA from Fusarium keratoplasticum isolate Fu6.1 chromosome 12, whole genome shotgun sequence includes:
- a CDS encoding Carrier domain-containing protein — protein: MADVEPNYFTCTLGEALKLKQQADGPMQSYKTVIDLIETQARTRPQSPALGFASLDDEESTRNVFPRAVSFHDLCELSKCAERALSRWANSSKDGGLTVGLLCTSSFDFVFTWLGLARSGYSVLLLAPQLEPQGIQHLCETLGVTKIFSDMAHRDRASTVPGIDFLRTLSCQELLGSGLSKEPQRQFGVPTDSELPGTTKVPDIAYIFHTSGTSSGLPKPIPQSQFGVVGALPVFPGENKPATFSTTPLYHGGLADCMRAWTSGAMIWFFPEGQVPITGVNILKAINFARNKDAAPIKYFSSVPYVLQMLAEEARGIQVLKSMDLVGVGGAALPSAVGDKFVEAGVNLLSRMGSAECGFLTCSHRDYAKDKEWQYLRVINDTHLLEFEPRENGLSELVVKPRWPFKVKTNRDDGSYATSDLFEPHPSKPNAWRYHSRADSQITLANGRKFDPSPIEGSILASTNMLKDVLIFGGGRDYAGALLFPVSNKVSQKDIIDSIWPHVNQMNNASQSHSRITKPMLLVVPVRDGEQPLEKSSKGTILRRQAEERYAKEIELSYKLSSSRSAFSQVVDEQLAETVSDCFLRVLGRKPDPDQDLYRQGVDSIACIQIRKLIESNCLSPGMTLPMNVIYDQGTITALVKYLRRVRGGHNLEERNGEETQLRSMRQLAEKYSAFGDIEIKPRIWQGNAVVLTGATGFLGAHILNLLRGDARVNKVYCLLRAECLQSAHERVSKALVDRAMPGLETYEESEANHDKIVCLPCDLSNGDLGLSEEQRQRIMDETAVIIHSAWAVNFNLRLNSFEDQIAATQNLLKLAAVAQAQLIFVSSTAAVSNSTSTPILERISQDPSEASPMGYSRSKWVAERVCESANKQFSSDGDNLATVVRIGQLCSNDVGIWNASEAYPLLLSTARVAGCLPDISHEMLNWLPVEEAAQSVMDIAFSSHVTKPENGESLSATETRVYHVLSPHANPSWSQMLKWVSDGEKELSFQIVPPREWMSRLEEALKEKDGNHPSQVLLGLWKQNYYRDEGHECKVGEPPRSPAFDLSRTQQVSAAMTEVKPLDRERVLKMWKWVCETIKP